In Helicoverpa zea isolate HzStark_Cry1AcR chromosome 7, ilHelZeax1.1, whole genome shotgun sequence, the genomic window taattcttcctCCTTAGCTACTTTTAGAAGCTTCTAGGTTATGATTTTAGAAGCTATGACTACGAACGTAGTTAACAAAGCTATTCCAGGTTGCATGATTGAGGGTGCACCGTTCATGACTCGGTTAATCCATGGGATGTACGTGGACACCTTAGTGTAAACCTCAGGAAAAGCTCTAACAGAACAGTCTTGGGTCTTGACAGCAATGCCCGTAAGGCTATCATGGCAGACCAAGGGGTTGCCAATATCGCCCTGGAACAATAAAACAGTCATTCATTAGTATTTAATTTCCTGATAATAATGTTGTGTTGTAGTAAGTCGCTGCTTGCTTTCGGAAGAATCTGAAAGACATGTGGACTCTGTGATGGTACCATGTCAAATGCACTTTTACAGATGCCGATATGATATAATTCATCTTATCAACTTTATATCTTCAATTTTATTGCTTGCAACTAATGCTATATTTGATTAGTAATATCTATCAATATCTATAAGGTTTTGAtaccattattattaaaactattgCTAGATTAATATATTTTACGTACAGTGCACCCAACTGCTACTGTTTTATCGGCGTACGCGCAGATTACACCGGGGAATATAACAACTTGCGGAGCAAGAGCACCGTACGCAATCGCACAAGCAAGCCAATCAAAAATTGTATGGATTGAGTATATTAATTCCGCACTttcctgaaacaaaaaaaatatataaagaataTACAATTCAAAGTACATAGCAATATGTAATATAACTAATAGCTGTTGATATTAATGTGAGTTATgtgttaaatacataaattaatgaTGCTTTATAACCATAATCCATTTACAGATGTTCAGCTGGTAGCTGGTGTCCATCTATCTACAGTTACATAAAGCAAGCAGTCTGGTAGAACTGCATCGGCTATTAGCTTTCTTGGTCTACCTGTATGATAACTTACAGTGGCTGATGAGTTTCGACTTCCCCAACCCGATAGAGTACAGACTCCGTATTCTTGAGGACTAACTTCTCTTTCAGATAGAGGAACTGGTTTCACCACGTTGTTTGGGAATGGAACGGTAAGCTGAAACAGatgttcatatttattattgagATCCAAGATTCAaggatgtaaaatgtattttgcCAATTCATATTATACACTTTAATCAGATAGCTTAGCCTGTGGTTATGTAACCGCTGTCCGTTATCCATAGCCAAATCGTAGAAACGTGAATCATGAATAAGGAAACATTGGTATGAAATCTAGCCTGACAATACACTAGCAAACAGATTACTCACGGTTATAACAGCGATATCATCAGCAAACGGTCGGCTTGTCAAGTATGAGGGGTGAACTGTGATGTTTGCGATACTCCGAACGTGATCTTCAGATGTGTCGTTAGTAAGCAACACTGAACCAGCGAACACACGGAATTCAGCCACGTTGATAGGTGTGAATGCCCTGAAAAAACGTAAATATATTAAAGCATGTGAATGGAATTCTTATAAGTGATTTTCAAGCAGTGCTTAGTAAATGCTGGACCCagttaagactggaagctgaccccaacatgatttAGGAAGAGGGTAGGCTGAGTGAGAGATTGAGATTGCGTTATAGTTCTATTTGCTACTGGTTACGAttctaagggctgatttttcaatcatcagttaacttctatctgaggaataaatatggcggtttgacatattttccatactaatgctgtcaaaacgttaaaaatattcctcagatagaagttatctggcgattgaaaaatcagccctaacaCGATTATCCATTCAGAGGTGACACAAGATAACGAATTTCCTTTAAACcatgtttaaatatttacccATTGTTATAATTGAAGGTGCACGATGCAGCTGTCAATGCATGCTGGTATGAGATCAGAGCCCCTCCACATCTGTGTCCTCGTCTATAATCTTGTATTTTGCTTAATTCTTGCAGTGAAatctgaaataatttaatgttattgaaGCGAATTGTGAGAAAGAAATACAAACAATTATCATCCTCtttacccacgacggaacggagcaggtatatgcgtttagggtgagagatgtgcgtttATGTGTGCGTTTCTGGAAATTAATGTCCCCACCTATCTTCTTAACTATTGTTCTGATTTTGATGCGGCTTTCAATACCGTATTTCTGTGcgatgagttcatgttcttagaCAGGTGTAATGGCTGTAACTCACTAGGGAGCGCCACAATACTAGCGCAAAACAGCAAAGTAATATAGCAATAACGGGTttgtgttcgatgagttcatgttTTTAGATAGCCATGGCGGCTATAACTCACTAGGGGGCGACACAATATTAGTGCAAAGCAATGTAGAAATATAATCAAAAGACCGATTACAATTCTGTTCTCATCAGCAATGTCTACATACTTAACGCATGttctcaaataataaaaattacgtcTGCAACTCACTAGAGGGCGTTACAATATTAGtggaaaataatattgcaatgaaattttgtacttattctatttacttacattcaataaaatctgtacattatattttaaaataaacaaaatctatatttacataaaaaatataacttaaaactttatttacacagatatttacaatacatatttacaataaaaatcaaaaactatcctagcaaaacaaacaactaaaaagcgtcaaaaaattcgtccccatcgctgtcaactgggagcgtgcccaagaggctggcagcattacctcgttggatcgccatgctgattctttgtccgaggtaatagccagccttctggtcacgagaagcgtcaaccagccgccttgatagatctttaaatagaatgtgggcattcggaccccacgacccgagggtttcaaccccaaacggttcgaaaatatagtttccgacaaggccactatatttccgccgcttgaggttctccgcagccgcagcggcagcagcagcacagcacgcagaacttggaaggtgtgatggcgcaagagtatcgacacaggttgcgtcccatactaaaggcctacccatcttccaagggaataacgacatgccgtctggtctcttaccgtcgtcgcgtgccaggccgtttggttctaatacagctggtaccccgacggcaacaagagcccgacgtataatgtcattgatgtttgcatgccgggcaatacggcccgcactgcggctgcacgacaggccgtggtgtccgaggctggtgacagcctcaccacagtggcagcgatgaggggagcagcacggtgctcctatacgtaagcaagtagcgaggcggaaagttgtatcgtcaaacatggtgccaatatttgacgacggtagtgcctgaagccaaagccccgactcccatctacccacagccagtaggcgcgctcgctcagcaggagtaattgccgtttctatcaaactattccgggttactctgcagagcggctcatcccactgtctttggGAAGACGGGTTGCTGGGTAAATTTTCATTCaggcaagtaattttccatgcatccatagcctcggctaaatacggcacctcgaaatcagccagtgttggagtaagaatattcctggttaatttctcagtgccgtgaaccgaggatatgaatgccggtaaactaatactggtaattttgcggtatacttaaaataataatattgcaataatattataacgaaTTGTCCGATTTCAATGCGGTTTTCAGCGATGGGTTCGTAGTTGCATGGTTTAAGATAAGTCTTACGATAATATTAGTGTGAAACGAttatattgcaatattattaaaactaaaacgaataataaaaaatattattattacatctaAGTATATCTTCGAGAAACAAACACGTTCGGAAAAGCTGTAAACATCGATATTCATTGTTTAAGTAGTTAAGTATATCTATTACCGATTTCTCGAGATATCAACTCTTTAAGAGAGTATTTTTTCGtctattataatatgtagttacataataatttgGTTAAGTCGCggtttttgagttattttattatttttcaataagatttttaccgtcgtgagattttttaaaattattaattttgcttattgaataattattaagtatttcAATTATCAATACATATTCGTTATATCGATGCCGATCAATTCACTTTACCTCCTAAAGTAAAAACTTACCATATATTTGAACTCGCCCTCTGGTGAAACAAATCCACCTACGATTCGGTTTGAATCAACGGCATTTGAAGAGACTGCAACTATCACTGAAAATAACATTTGTTGTAAATATATCTTTCGTTATTATGGCCATAAAATAATGTGTATATTTATTACGTTTAAACATTGAAAAGGTTAAAAAGGTTATGGAAAAATCCAGCAGTAAAAGTTCACTAAATTCATAAAGTTGTTAAatcacatggcgacaacctcatAAGTCGAGAACttcatttgtttctctttctcagctttcaagaggttctcgtcatgcggaacggcgacatcgaccatcatcgcgcggcgcgctagtTGATCTATCACCATTAGAggtatatcaggcttattggctacaatagttcTAGGTCAGTGATGAAAGATCAATACCAATACAACGTGACATGGTTATTTTCGAGAATTTACTATTATTATCATATAAGTACTTACCACTGAGTGCAATTGCATATACAATCAGAAAGGAACCCATTTCTTGACCACAATCACCAACTTAACTagataaccaaaaaaaaaaatttactatcGCACATTgcaatatttgataaaattatgttCTTTTTCTTCGTATTGTTATTATATATACAAATTTTAATCTTATCTGACAAAAAAGGGATAATGATATATTCTTAGTAGATAAAAAAGGTAAAGTCCCAATATTTTAACTGCAATTAAAGTTTATCCTCCTGTATTGATTAGAAACAGTAATTCGTAAGTTTTGACCTAGCCTCAA contains:
- the LOC124631913 gene encoding trypsin 3A1-like, with amino-acid sequence MGSFLIVYAIALSVIVAVSSNAVDSNRIVGGFVSPEGEFKYMISLQELSKIQDYRRGHRCGGALISYQHALTAASCTFNYNNGAFTPINVAEFRVFAGSVLLTNDTSEDHVRSIANITVHPSYLTSRPFADDIAVITLTVPFPNNVVKPVPLSEREVSPQEYGVCTLSGWGSRNSSATESAELIYSIHTIFDWLACAIAYGALAPQVVIFPGVICAYADKTVAVGCTGDIGNPLVCHDSLTGIAVKTQDCSVRAFPEVYTKVSTYIPWINRVMNGAPSIMQPGIALLTTFVVIASKIIT